tcctgcactttgacgcggctgtaattttacgcgccgtcttttgacagcgacgcgcaaaattacagctcgtctgcacaaaacatcgtaagacccattgcaagcaatgggcagatgtttgccgacgtattggagccgtcttttcaggcgtaatttgaggcgtaaaactgctccattacgtctgaaaagaggtcgtgtgcacataccctaagggtatgttcacacggcttatttacagacgtaattcgggcgaaaatgcggctcgatagcgtcggcaaacatctgcccattcatttgaatggtcttacgatgttctgttccgacggtcattttttttacgccccgctgtcaaaaggcggggcgtaaatagacgcccgcgtcaaagaagtgcctgtcacttcttcagacgttaaatggagccgttttccattgactccatggaaaaacagctacatttacgtccgtaattgacgcaacgaaaaagcgcctcaacatgccatgacggctgaaattacggagctgttttctcctgaaaacagccctgtaatttcTGTCGTaacggacactgccgtgtgaacataccctaataccgatcacatttaagttcctGAACTAAGACGTGATCAGTGTTTGGGTTATCCTGTGTGTGTCCTGACTCAAAGGAACCCCTGTCATTCGAGCTGTCCGGCAGACTGAGTGATTTGACTCACAGCGGCACTATGCAGCATCTATGTATAGTAAAAGCTGCATCGCAGAAAGTAAACTGAATTATTAATAAAAGTCAACTATAAAACTTTTTAAgtgcaaaatacatacatttaataaaagaaaaaaatgctacaaaggtttacatagcttttaatcaCTGAATAGAAGAAAGGGTCTAACTTTTCTTCatgaaacagcaccactcctgtaattgggctgtgtttggtaatgcagctcatccccattcaagttAGTGGAGCGGAGCTGCAATGCAAGTTAGTGGAGCtgaacagcagggacagtagatggctttaaaaaaggcttcgataatttcctagaacaaactaatatctcctatgtgtagaaatgtttcccttcccttagttgaacttgatggacatgtctttttttttttttttcaactgtactatctatgtaactgcaatacctgacacaacCCATGTTCAATAACTGGTTACCCCAGGTAAAACAGACTCACAAGACCAGGATCATGGTTTTGATGgggtttttggctctgttttttgagtaaaacacagaagtggacgcaaaagaaaggagatgcatcagtcttttctttatacctttccttccttttggatccacgtcTGAATTTGGCTCAAACTGCACTAAAGCTGCatctgtgatcctggcctaacctTCGCTGTTATTTTTTTCAAGCTACCTTTAGACATTCTTGGAAGGATGCACTGACTTCTCAATGGTACCTTGTCTCCTCTAGGGGTTAAAAAGGAATTTTAAAGTTTTGTATTTCAATATCTGTGATCTTGTTTTTCTTGAGATAAGTGATGCCACATTTGATTGGTAGCCACTTACCTCCCTATGTAAATAAATTGCATGCATGTTCATGGAAGTGTGGGAACTGATCACTGTATCATTCTGCATACAGCTATCATTAGAATATTACTGgccaacttaggccccatgcacatgaacgtgcttttgcggccgcactttccccgaaaatccacgggagaattgcggccccattcattcctatggggccatgcacacgaccgtggttttcacggtccgtgcatggcccaggagcccggaccgcagaaagaacgggcatgccttattatggccgtgttctgcggtccaggttcattgaaaataatgaccgcggccatgtgcatgacccGCGATTTGCAGGTAGCTCgcagctgacagtccgctgccagccgacccgaaaatcacggccgtgcacatggctacggtcatgtgcatgaggccttaggccctgttAATGTTTTcttgtttagggtatgttcacacggcctatttacggacgtaattcgggcgtttttgccccgaattacgtctgaaaatagcgcctcaatagcgctgacaaacatctgcccattgaaagcaatgggcagacgtttgtctgttcacacgaggcgtatatttacgcgctgctgtcaaatgacgccgcgtaaatagacgcccgcgtagaagaagtgacctgtcacttctttggccgtaattggagccgctattcattgactccaatgaatagcagcgctaattacggccgtaattgacgcggcgttcaagcgcctgcacatgccggtacggctgaaattacggggatgttttcaggctgaaacatccccgtaatttcagccgttacggacccccgccgtgtgaacataccctaacatttagaGTGTATGTCGGAAAGTCTCCCGACGTGCAAGCTAAACGTTTCCATAGGGCTCTATTGTCACACCGAGGTGGAAGGTGTCCTTTTGGCCTATGTCTGGCCAGTATATGGCAAAACTAAGGGTATGAAATAGCATAGTaggctacactattccatcccgcGGAGTTTAGTGTGCAACACTAGCCTTTGGATgactgatgccactgtatggcatcagtCATAGACATTGGTTAAATGTATACGTCCTGAGCGTTTCAATAGCTTTTCGTGACCTGTCCGtcaaatggataccattatagcctatgggtgatgtgtTAAACTTCATGAAgtttataattttgactatgtgattttctgtcttttttatttttatttttatataatctatctctcactggtaaaattaacctagcctaaaaattctagactgttcatgtctttgacagtgggcaaacttacaaaatcagcaagggatcaaatacttatttccttcactgtaggtttgAAGCTTTTCCAGGCTTCTAGATCAAACATAGGCTAAAAAATTTGATTTGAACATAGGCCTTTAGAATGATACGGTTTTTATAGCAGTTCTAAGGCTTCTGTCTTATTAGTAAATGCTTTATGTAGGTTcactttaaaaatataaattaaaagaaGTTGCTTAACCTAAAAATAAACCACTTGTGTGCTTTGTCTCTTctgcctgtgtagtctggacctccccctcacAGCTGTTAGAAGGCCACCCGATTCAGGCTACACCGTCAGATAGCGTTTTTGTTTCTTGAAATTTGTCCTATTGTCAAAAACCTCAAATACATCACAAAAGTCAATGAAAGCATACTTCAGGTGTTATTTTTTTCTGGGGTTACCTACATGTGGTTGaatgatttatttttacagtTCAAGGATCTTGCCTGCTGCCCTTTTATGAATTGGTATATGCCAGGGGTGCAGAACCTGCGGCCCATGTCATTCTttgcggcccccccccccccagccatcACTGGCACCCCCATTTTTGTAGACTCTTCTCTGTCTGGCACTCCTCAGATAGGAATAGATGAGGTGACATGTGGCTGTTCGTGAATGTGGTTCTCTTCATTGTATTTTATGGGATAACTGCAGTGGAGAGAGCCTTGCTTATGTGTGACCACCTTGACTTATCCTCTCTGGGATGTCAAACAAGGGAGCAGGGTACATGCATTCTCCGAATAAGTGGAACCCACACCTATTTATAGCatatgacatttatggcatatacagtcGAAATGTCTCAATGTCCCTTTAACTTGTTACTGCCTTTGGGAAtggtacaatctgacaatgtggccATTGGACCAaaaaaggttgtgcacccctgatGTAAGCTGTGATGTCAAATGAATTATTGAACTGTCAGCAGTTCTGGCTTCAGTTTTCAGGGCCCTTTTGAAATTGACTAGATATTATCCACATTATGTAATCTGAAATCTACAGCTAaccttttatgtatttttataccGTAGGTTGTTATGCAGTCATGCCCCCTTTGGAGCAATTTATGGAGGTCCTCAGTTGTCAGAAGAGGGAATTGTTCTTTAGAGATGTTGAACGTGGGGATGTTGTAATTGGAAGAATAACTTCAATCCGTGACTTTGGATTTTTCATGGCTCTGATGTCAATGGGCAGTGGCATTTTGAGAGATATAGAACCATTAGAAATCAGTGTAGGTATTTATTCTGCTGTATCTCCTAATTTACTTTTGTTGttgtggtgggataacccctttatcgcctatccacaggataggtgatgagagtttgatcgctgggggtcccacctctggagtcCCCACCAATCAAGAGAACGAGGATTCTGATTTCCCTTATGAACTAAGCGGCATTCCcactcattctctatgggactgctggagatagcagagtacagcgctcggctatctctggcagtcctatagagaatgactggagCAGTAGGGCACATGTGTGACCTGCCACTCTGTCCATAAGGCGATTCGGTGCCCCTGTTCTCTTGGTCAGTGggagtcccagaggttggacccccagcgataaaacacttatcacctatcctatggatccTAACACCATTAACCAGGGTACACTTCCCAATAaggtactttaaaaaaatatatatatatatttatttttttctttatcaggCATTGTGTCCTATTAGAGATGTGCCTTCTCAAAGTAACCATGGTGATCCTTTATCTTATTATCAACTTGGAGATCTAATTCAAGGTAATGTCACAACTTCCACTTCAGCATTTCTATATAGTATTCATCCGCTGCAGTATGTACAGAGCTATACAAAACACAGCACAGCCATGTACATGAGGCCGAAGACTTTTGGAAATTGCTTTTCTGATCTTACAAGATGGGATTTTTAAGTCTCTGGCTTTTGCATGTATCTGTAATATGTGCTTTTGTGCCCAGAGCCTAAATCTAATAGTTTAAGAATATTAACAGAATATAGCAAAAACTGATTTGCTGTAAGCAGAGCTAATAGTCATGCAGAGGAAGTCTAAAAACCAGGAGGCAGCCTGAGACATCCATACGGGAAGATTCAAGATGggatttaataaaaaattcttgGGTCATATAGAACGACAGTATATTGCAAATTACAACCAgcgtaaggccccctgcacacatcCGTGCCCATATTTAAGGTAtgcgattacgggcatggcctgctccggacagccacccgctgaaaagtatgggagcacggtccgtaaaagcaAGGCTTTCTACTGCCCAGACACctccctgtaaatatacgggaaggtgtccgtggacaatagaagtgaatgggtccgtaattacggatgcgttctacgtcgtgtgcatggggcctaaactaaTAGTTTactcaagtttttttttatttacagtatTTTTCAGATGCCCAAGTTACACTAAGCTAACAGCCCCAAAATTACTCAAGGGAGGGGGCATAAGGAAAAGTTCTATATGTACTGTAAATCAGTGCATCTTGCCTTATCCGCTAAGCGGTTTCTCTTACCCATGCCACCTTGCCCCCCTATTCTACATACAGCACATGGTATTGCACCCACTAGTTTTGTGTTGAGAAGATACTCCACTGTTTGCATTGTTTGTGTTCTGAAATCTCATCAGATGTCGTTTGTCTCCTAGCTGCTGTAAAGGACGTTGACCGTTACCATGAAAAGGTTACTCTGTCCTTGCATAAGTCTTCTCTTCCAAGTCATTTGTCTCATTTAAAGCTTGGAGTGGTCAGCTCTGAAGATATGCCAGAATACTACAAGTAAGACTAGGACTCTTCTCTCATTCTGTTTCATGTATTCCATGTCTCTGAAAGGTAACTTTAAAGCTCTGTTTTGCACTTGTACTTTTTGTGGAAAGTTTTTGTCAACATTGTAAATACACCACGTGTGACTGCAGGGTTTCTGTCGGGACTTTCCAGTATTTTTATCGGCAATAATGGTGCAGTCTGCTATACCAACAactctggacaatcccttttcctAATGTTAAACAGCCAGCGATCATCTGAGATCACTAGGGAAAGCAGTGGGTGGCCACATATTTCAAGCAAAATTATgtctatttaaataaataatacgtGGCTACGTTGAGTTCTTCATTGTTTTTTGCCATATTCCCTTCTGGCTTATAGAGAGGGGGGCTGGAGAGTTAAAAGTAATAAACCCCCTCTTTGTCGTCCATATAAGCTACATGGATGGGCTAGCTGTTTGTTTTCACAGTTGTATAAGTGTATctttgtttttcaatgaaaccGCATATGACATTTATGAAAAGCCCAGCAAATAAATCATATTGTTAGAAGAAGCTAAAAATAATTTGCACATCTTTTTCATGATGATGATAAATGTATATTCACTACTGGATTAACTTCTTTCCACCAAGACACAGTACTGCCTTTTCCAGCTGCAATACCGCTTATGAAAAGGTCCTTCTGCAATCTGTGGCGTTTTCCAACCCATCTACAGTGGAGTTCCTCTTGAGCACTCTTGGAATAGATGAATCTAAGCCACCATCATTAATACGAGGCCTTCAGAGGTAATGTTACACCACAAAACCAAAAGGTAGAAAATGATATCATGAATTGCAAAATATGCTGATGTAGCTGCAGAGTGACATTTACTAATGCACTGAGGCTACGGAACAGCCCACTAATAATTTCCTCAGGACGCCTTCCTACAATCGTCTTCTGCTTTGTGATTTACTGTGAGACATTTAGAtcatgttcacatgttgtggattATATCTAGTTTTGTGTGCAAATTCTGCACCTAAATCTAGACCATCTACTGCAATTCTGCTGGCAGTGCttgtgaaatttttttatttttgtatttttattcccCATTTACatgctacttaaagaggctctgtcaccacattataagtgccgtatctcctacataatgtgatttgcactataatgtaggtgagagcagtgctttttatttaaaaaaaacgatctgttttcaccactttattagcgattttagatttatgctaatgagttgcttaatgcccaagtgggcgtgttttactttagaccaagtttgcgttgtacagagaagtgtatgacgctgaccaatcagcctcgtgCACTCCTCtcaattcatttaggcagcgcatagggatccttttagatcgctatgcgctgtcttatactaacacattaacaatactgaagtgtttagacagtgaatagaaattccacgggatgtctattcacaatctctgcgctTCGTtattgtttctgtggtagttacagcagagcaaagcgtaatctcgcgagattacgctgtaggtgaccggttacaacgagatcacgcttcctctgctgtaactactacagactgagtaacgaagtgcagagattgtgaatagacatcccgtggaatttctattcacggtctaaacacttcagtattgttaatgtgttagtataagacagcacatagcaatcTAAAATTTCAAAAAATTCTAACGACACATTCCCTCTAAATGGTACCGTTTAAAAACaccactcatcccgcaaaaaacaagccctcatggctATATCAAGGGTTATAAATCTCCTTTACTGTATTTTCTCCATTATTGGCCAGATGTCACAGCACTTTATTTTCCTGCCTTTGCCACTACAACTTTGCGaaaccactttaaaaactgcatttATTTACATACGAGCCTCTGCCACGCCACTACATTTGTATGCAGCCTTTTTCTCCACAGGTCTTATAAAATTGTTAAAATATAATTATTAAttccttgcagcactccaattgaGCAAGATTCAAATGAAAAGTATTTTCTTTCTGCAGGGAGAATTTTTGTGATCAAGATTATGCTCCTCCTCTAAGGAGGAAGCAGTCCTCATCATGGGCATTAAAGTGGTGAGTTTATTTTCATTTATGTTTtattgtcattggaaacagtatTTCTGGTGAATATTCAAACATCTTCATATTTttttgaacttcttttttttttttttttacagtgtgaagATAGGAGTCGAGTACTTTAAACTGGGTCGTCATGTTGATTCTATGAATGAATACAACAAAGCTTTGGAAATCGATGCCAAAAACGTTGAAGCTTTGGTAGCACGAGGTGCCTTGTAAGTATTTGAATGTCCAACTgcattctgtgtttttgtataagaaaaattggggggggggggggggaatgaaagatatatatatatatatatattttactttagTGAAGTACATTTGAAGTCTGAGAAGTAAAATGGAATCCCAATACCTGGCCATTATAGGACTTGTATATGCCACTTTTTTAACAGTTGTCCtcgctgcaggctctatctctaagggtatgttcacacgcaaacgtaatatacgtttgaaattacggagctgttttcaggcgaaaacagctcctgaatttcagacgtaattgctcgtactcgcgtttttcgcggcgtccattgcggacgtaattggagctgtttttcaatggagcctgctcccatcatgtcttctatacacggcACACATAGGAGAGTGagtagaatcctgctctcctaatatatatatatatatatatatatatatatatatatatatatatatatatattatgcgcagaaagtcttcagaccctttcacttttttcacattttgttatgttgaggtgctaaaataaaaaaagtttttccccatcattctgcacttaataccccataatgacaaggtgaaaacagaatgttagtaatctgctAGTTTATTTAAAATGGaaaactcaaatttcacatggacatTATATTTCAGACCCTTTACTATGAGACTtgcaatttagctctgggggcctcccgtttctctagatcaggggtctcaaactcggccgggtaagtgggccacatatagaaaaaatgggaagttgacgggccgcattactttcaaatttgatacaatacgaaATTATTGTTGAtccattagttatttgaactactataacactatattactataataatactacattactataataataccgctaggtttaaaatttgagagatttctccgcatgcttatttcaacaatccagtttaaatgtcactaaatgcagtccggcagcagagcctatactagcgctctgcccgggactccactggggaagaccctgacacactgtggaattccctgacatcgctgtccatatatggacagtcccgaagcagagcctatactagctctctgcacgggactccggctctggggaagccccagacatcgtgtgtccaaacatggacaccgatgtctgggaattccacagagtcccggacaagagccgatattagcgctctgcctgggactccgctctggggaagaccctgacacactgtccatatatgaacagcgatgtcagggaattccagagtcccggagcagagcctgtactagtgctctgcacgggactgggctctggggaagccccagacatcgctgttcatatgtggacagcgatgtcagggaattccagagtctcgcagcagagtctgtactagcggctctgtgtcccgcgggccgccgatgacagccccaggggccgcatgcggcccacgtgcttgagacccctgctctagatcatctttgaaatgttcctacaccttgattggagtgcaCCTgtagtaaattcatttgattggacatgttttggaaagacacacccctgtctatataaggtctcacagctgacaaagcATATCCGAGCAAGAAACTGTAGAGCtcggagacaggattgtgtggaggcacagatctggagaagggtacacatTCTTTTTTGCGGCACTGAAAGTTCCAAGAGTACaccgtggcctccataattcttaaatggaagaagattGAAACAACCagaactcttcctagagctggcagcCCCACTAAACTAAGTAATTGGGGGAGAGGGGCCTTGGTAAGCGAGGTGACCAATAACCCAATGgttactctggctgagctccaaagatcctgtttgcaaatgggagaaacttccagaaggtcaacaattattgcagcactccaccaatgtgGGCTTTACGACAGAGTAACCAAAAAGAAGCTTCTCGtagaagacacatgaaagcctgcctgtagtttgtaaaaaaacaactgaaggaCTTTCTGAcactgagaaacaagattctgtggtctgataaaaccaagattgaactttttggcctccatTCTAAGCGTCCtgcctggaggaaaccaggcactgctcatcacctgcccagtaCCATtgatacagtgaagcatggtggtggcagcatcatgctgtgaggGTGTTTTTTCAGCGGCATGGACAAAGACTGGTCCGGCTTGATGGGAAGATGTCAAAGTACAGCgagattcttaatgaaaacctgatccagagtactctggacctcagactgggccgaaggttcaccttccaataagataatgaccctaagcacacagccaagacaacacaggagtggcttagggacaactctcagccagagccttgacttgaacccaattgcacATCTCTGGATAGACCTGAAAATTGCTGTCCACCGACGgttcccatccaacctgacagttcTTGAGAcggtctgcagagaagaatggcagaaaatccccaaattcaGTTGTCCAAACCTTGTGGCATACCCAagttttttcatttcaataaattagcaaagattctgttttcactttgtcattatggggtattgagtgcagaatgatggggaacaaCATGTATTTTTGTTAATataagcacaaggcctcaacataataaaatgtcacaaAATTGAGTCTGaaaactttccaaatgcattgtgtgatggatttatttgtgtgtgtgtgtgtctattccagcagcacaggcttaaatgaaagggggtgcaagccttagggaactgaccactgtccctctagacaaaaagcagtaaataggcagcacttacaaaggcttatagtgaaaaaaagagggtactttattgatcCCCAAAAGTGCAATgtttcggctcacacaacctgagacTTTCCCTGCTTGAGAGAGGCTCAGGTTGTGTCAGCTGAACgttgcacttttggggtcaataaagcaccctctttttttCCACTATAATCCTTTGATGGCTGCCtaaatactgcttttttttgtatgtgtgtatgtatatatattatacaccatgtgtgtatgtatattacaTATTACAGCTgaaaaaaaggtgtgtgtgtgtgtgcctgccTGCCTGTCactagcagcatggaggagattatacagaagTAATGACTGAAACAGTGTAgcagagaatccagcactgggggtgACATATAACTCTCACCAGTAGCCTGTGTCTCTCCCCTCTTCTactgctcccctctccatagacttctgtagGCAGTGTGTCTATCTCTGCTTCGGCCTCCTTCTGCCCCCTCACCACTctatatagacttctatggtcatGCTGTGAATAGGCATACCCACACTACCTGCTGTCTGGCtcgtctgctctgtaactagggacagattttgcttaaaagggggtggacagcagaaaacagtcagggagacacctagtggcagtaactttacacagaatttgtTTGGATAAGACAACAAAATTTTGACCGGAAATAAATTACCAAGTTGatgtatatcaggtatactattagattagcatacgtTTGTCCATTTAACTATAATCCATCCTCTTGTAATTTATAATTTTGTGCATTAGCACAGAAATTATGAATATTGATACACTTCAGGCCTCCTCCcacagccaggtctctgcatagtAATCCTCTGCATAGCTTTCTacactgcttgtcagggaaggagcagagcctcttctgccgttgtatggcagtatagctgggaaGACTTATCTTGTTAGGACTGTAAAGCTCTGCATCCGAACAGCTGATATGATCCCAGCAAATGCCCACTCTgtctgttttatttcattattttcatTGGCTTCTAAGGCAGTGCATGCTGTGGTTGTCACACAGTATATAACTTTACTACACTGGATCCCAATTTACCTATCTGCAGGGAAATCaagaagggactatattgtcCGCTGCCAGAGAGGGGGAAGACAGGGAATCTGCTCAGAGcccctcccccagcagcacagCTTAGCAGCAATACTAAAGGGGACACACTGAAGCCCAAAAAAGAGAAGGGTGTTTTTATATGCTAGAAACACCTTAAATTTCTGGACTTTTGGCATGAAAATGattcatgggataaccccttttaatgtACTTAgttaacattttacatttttcctaGATATGCTACAAAAGGCAGCTTAAATAAAGCAATTGATGATTTTGAAATTGCCTTGGAAAACTGCCCAACCCATAAGAATGCAAGAAAATATCTTTGCCAAACTCTTGTGGAGAGAGGTGGACAGTGAGTATTCGTTAAAATAAGTTTGCTTTGTCTTATGATTTCAATGTAATCGCATTTCTGTAGTGTATAGCACCTGTAAATTACTCCTCTTCTCTACAGCTGCCTGTATCCGTCAGTCCTCAAACACAAGAGCCAACACATGCTTGAATGAAGGGATATCAAATGTCATCTGttttagggttgcacgatgcatcgaattagaaataattttttgatgctgtgcaccctcaaacggttcaataccgttaattcatgtatttggatactaagctgtgcggccggtcATCATGatttgatgcggccggcgctgtacTAATGAGAACATGACAGAGATGGTggtcgcactgcaaaacacccccatattCTTTCTGTCTTTAGTGTCTGCGCcgatgctcattagtgcagcaccggccgcattatctcatgctgaccgcgtgcgcacacttgttgtcaggagcagagcaatggctgtattaacacagccgcagcctcgctcttacgacggagatcagagaaacctctgatctccgctattcccttgaatgctgcgatcaaagctgaccgcatcattcaaggggaaaatgagaacggGGATGCCCCTTAGACCGCGTCactgggaatccctgtgacgcgatcgagggacatatcatatacgggcagacagcccagggtccattgaaggaccccagggctgtctgaccatgtttcctgttcgggcacacttagtacacaggcagttgttaggacatacctgtcAGTACACAggccaatgtactggcatatagatatatgccggtacattaaagtttaaaaataaaagtgaaaaaaaatacacaaataccttctttacaataaacattaaaagaagtctccatacataaaatacacacgttCAGTATCGTCACGACCGTAACAAGCTGCACAACAAATCTATAGCGTCattttatgatgtgtacactgtagcaaaaaacaaaaaactgctttcttttacttattaatgtgaggcacgtggtgttatGAAATTAACCCATggtgaccgcccattagtgtttttacagcggccactaactggctttattccgatgcagtagcctttttacggcgctgcgtcGCAATAAGTaaagcagttaaatctcccttctctcagctacctccagtggctgagggctgggagcagacctgctgGAAAGGGCgagattgataacccctcagatgcggtgctcaatagcattTGAATGGTTTTGAAGGGAAAAGGCTCCCTCTCTCAcaccaccggcaccctgcgataAGATCTATCGCAgggcctagcaggtgcctgtttgttttacacggacaggcagtaatacacagaagtattgcagtgtattataaaagcgatcagg
This genomic stretch from Rhinoderma darwinii isolate aRhiDar2 chromosome 4, aRhiDar2.hap1, whole genome shotgun sequence harbors:
- the TTC14 gene encoding tetratricopeptide repeat protein 14 isoform X2 → MDKDLVRQSLSYHGPSLLSLLKCEQHDHAGFKQLLGELSKWPQYRKERNLDNIEIQQFIARKADLLFAIPWKSNVRENADSHESSEGCYAVMPPLEQFMEVLSCQKRELFFRDVERGDVVIGRITSIRDFGFFMALMSMGSGILRDIEPLEISALCPIRDVPSQSNHGDPLSYYQLGDLIQAAVKDVDRYHEKVTLSLHKSSLPSHLSHLKLGVVSSEDMPEYYKHSTAFSSCNTAYEKVLLQSVAFSNPSTVEFLLSTLGIDESKPPSLIRGLQRENFCDQDYAPPLRRKQSSSWALKCVKIGVEYFKLGRHVDSMNEYNKALEIDAKNVEALVARGALYATKGSLNKAIDDFEIALENCPTHKNARKYLCQTLVERGGQLEEEDKLLNAESYYNKALTIDKFFTEAEEALSKVRQCIQRAT